Part of the Spirochaetota bacterium genome, GGGCTCGAGGCACGGGGATTCATCCTCGGGGGTGCGATCGCGCATCGCCTGGGGAAGGGCTTCGTTCCCATCCGCAAGGCGGGCAAGCTCCCCGGCGAGACCCGGAGCCACGAATACGAGCTTGAATACGGAAAAGATAAGATCGAGGTCCACGTCGACGCGATAGCCAAGGGCGACAGGGTGTTGGTCGTGGACGACCTGCTCGCGACCGGCGGAACGGCCCTCGCCGCGGCGGCGCTCATCACCAAGCTGGGCGGCGTGATCGTGGAAATGGCGTTCGTGATCGACCTCCCGGACGTAGGGGGCAGGAAAAAAATGAAGGACGCCGGCTACCCGATTTTTGCGCTCTGCGAGTTCGAGGGCGACTGATCCCGTGTCGCGATTCCCAGGAGTATAAAGGCGATAATGTCGTCCAGGGCCGCGCGGAGATCTTCGATTTCCCCGTACGACAGCCACTGCAAGAGTATCTCCTTGATGGAACCCATGATGACGTAGGACACGATGCGCGGGGAAAGCGGACGAATGGTTCCCCCCGCGATACCGTCGTCGAGCTGAATGCGGATGGCGTTCAGGACCTGGGTGAAAAGGTCCAGGACGCTTTTATCGAAATCGTCGTCCTGGCCCAGCGGCGCGGTTATAAGGAGAAGCGTGAGATCGCGGTTCTGTTCGATCGCGGTCACGAGCCGGTCCGTCATGTCGCGTATCTGGACCGTGAGCGGCGCCTCCCGCCTCGCCTGGGAAAGGTTGATCCCCAGGATCGCCTGGTGCATGATCACGGCATAGCGGTCCACCAGTATCCTGAAAATGTCCACCTTGCTCGTGAAATGGGCGTAAAAGGTGCTCCGCGCGATGCGCGCCTCTTCGATGACGTCGCTCACGGTCGTGTGATGAAATCCTTTTTCGACGAAAAGCCGCTTGGCGCAGTCGACGATATGATCCCGCCTCTCTTCCCTGTTCATCGGCTCCCTTGTGGTATGCGCTATTTGTTCTCGAAATAACCGGTTATCGAATCGTTGGCAAGAATTTTCCCGCGCATGAGCTCAAGCAATTCACTTTCGCCCATTCGCCTGTCCGCGACGCGCAGGATTTCGCTCACCGCGTAGACCGTAAATTCATAGGCGTGCCTGCCGCTCCCGCGCGGCGGCTGCGGTCCCCCGTATCCCTGCGCGCCGAACGTGTTGCCGAGCTCAAGCGATCCGCGCGGCATCGATTTACCGGACGCGCCCTCGCTTATAAACGCGGTATCCGCGGGGAGGTTCACCGCCATCCAGTGCACCCATCCCTGCGCCATGGGATGGCGGTCGATGCACGCGACGGCGAGCGTCTTCGCCCCCGCGGGAACCCCGCTTATCACCAGGTGGGGTGAGATATTCTGTCCGCCCCGTATCGCCTTCATCGCGTGGCGGGCATCGATCGCGTCCCCGCCCCTGAAAGAATCCGACGAAATCTTCATACGCGCCCCCTTGAAGAGAATGAAGAGAATGTATCGGAAAATATGGATGATGGATATGCCGAATGCTAGCATGTATGCGGGGAAGCTGTAAAGAGAAAATCAGCCGGCCTCGCGCGCACGCTCACGCAATCCGGCTTTCACCGAATCCGTGACGGACGGGGGCACGTTTTCGGGGGTCCGATACTGCCGGTTCATATCGCGAAGCAGGTCGATGGCAGTGATGAGCAGGGGATAATATACCCAATCGCCCATGAGCTGCGCCGCGAATGCGATCTCCTCCGCCGATAAAACATCCCGTGCGCGGCAGCTGAAATGCCTGCACGTGGACTCGAACAGTGCGGCGCTTTCCGGGGGCCTTTCCGTTGCGTACACCAGGCAGCCGATAACCCGCGCGTCCCGGTCAAGGTACCCGATATGACCGCAGTGCATCTTCTCCGGTTGAACGGGGCCCGTCGTACCGAGCGCGGCAAAATCCTCGCGCGCCCTGTCGTCGGCCAGGAAGGTGCTTGCAGGATTATGGCTGCCGCAGCATAATGCGCATGAAGCGCCGTATCCCGGCTGGCAGATATTGACGGATGCGCGTGTCATCATGAATATGTTTGTTGCCAAATGAACGTGCCGGCAAGCACTAAATCCAACGGGGGCCTGTTATGAAGTCGAGCATGAAGTACATCGAGATGAAATCGGGCCGGGTCGCGTATCGGTGCTTCGGCTCCGGGGAGCCCGCGCTTCTTTTTCTTCACGGTGCCGGCGGGGATCATCGTCTTTTTCTCCACCAGCTGGCGTTTTTCAAGGAGTCGTATCGGTCCATAGCCGTTG contains:
- a CDS encoding adenine phosphoribosyltransferase, producing the protein MTIKSKIRTVPNFPKPGIMFRDITTLLKDAQGFRDVVDAFTERYKAADIDIVVGLEARGFILGGAIAHRLGKGFVPIRKAGKLPGETRSHEYELEYGKDKIEVHVDAIAKGDRVLVVDDLLATGGTALAAAALITKLGGVIVEMAFVIDLPDVGGRKKMKDAGYPIFALCEFEGD
- a CDS encoding TetR/AcrR family transcriptional regulator, with protein sequence MNREERRDHIVDCAKRLFVEKGFHHTTVSDVIEEARIARSTFYAHFTSKVDIFRILVDRYAVIMHQAILGINLSQARREAPLTVQIRDMTDRLVTAIEQNRDLTLLLITAPLGQDDDFDKSVLDLFTQVLNAIRIQLDDGIAGGTIRPLSPRIVSYVIMGSIKEILLQWLSYGEIEDLRAALDDIIAFILLGIATRDQSPSNSQSAKIG
- a CDS encoding YbhB/YbcL family Raf kinase inhibitor-like protein, which translates into the protein MLAFGISIIHIFRYILFILFKGARMKISSDSFRGGDAIDARHAMKAIRGGQNISPHLVISGVPAGAKTLAVACIDRHPMAQGWVHWMAVNLPADTAFISEGASGKSMPRGSLELGNTFGAQGYGGPQPPRGSGRHAYEFTVYAVSEILRVADRRMGESELLELMRGKILANDSITGYFENK